In the genome of Streptomyces lydicus, the window CTTCGACCTCGCACGCGAGAACGCGGACGCCAGCCAGCTCACGGACGAGGACATCGGCCTGGCGAATGTGATCCTCACCAATGGCGCCAGGCTGTACGTCGACCATGCCCACCCCGAATACAGCGCCCCCGAGGTCACCAATCCATGGGACGCCGTGCTGTGGGACAAGGCCGGCGAGCGGATCATGGCCGAGGCGGCCGAACGGGCCGCCCAGGTCCCCGGCGCCCAGCCCATCCACCTCTACAAGAACAACACCGACAACAAGGGCGCCTCCTACGGGACGCACGAGAACTACCTGATGAAGCGGGAGACCCCCTTCTCGGACATCGTGCGGCACCTGACGCCGTTCTTCGTCTCCCGCCAGGTGGTCACCGGCGCCGGCCGGGTCGGCATCGGCCAGGACGGCCACGAGCACGGCTTCCAGCTCAGCCAGCGCGCCGACTACTTCGAGGTGGAGGTCGGGCTGGAGACGACGCTCAAACGGCCCATCATCAACACCCGCGACGAACCGCACGCGGACGCGGAGAAGTACCGCCGGCTCCATGTGATCATCGGGGACGCGAACCTCTCCGAGATCTCGACGTATCTGAAGCTGGGCACCACCTCCCTGGTGCTGTCCATGATCGAGGACGGCTTCATCGCCGTCGACCTGGCCGTCGACCAGCCCGTCCGCACTCTGCACCAGGTCTCGCACGACCCCGGCCTGCAGCATCTGATCACGCTCCGCAGCGGCCGCACCCTCACGGGCGTACAGCTCCAGATGGAGTACTTCGAGCTGGCCCGCAAATATGTCGAGGACCGCTACGGAGCGGATGCGGACGAGCAGACCAAGGACGTCCTGACCCGGTGGGAGGACGTGCTCGGCCGGCTGGAGAACGACCCGATGAGCCTGTCCGGCGAGCTGGACTGGGTCGCCAAGCGGGAGCTGATGGAGGGCTACCGGCGCCGCGACGGCCTGGAGTGGGACGCCGCCCGGCTGCACCTCATCGACCTGCAGTACGCCGACGTGCGGCCCGAGAAGGGCCTGTACAACCGTCTGGCGGCCCGCGGGAAGATGAAGCGGCTCCTGGACGAGTCCCAGGTCGAGCGGGCCGAGCAGAAGCCTCCGGAGGACACCAGGGCCTACTTCCGCGGCCGCTGCCTGGAGCAGTACGCGGACGATGTCGCGGCCGCCTCATGGGATTCGGTCATCTTCGATCTGCCCGGGCGTGACTCCCTGCAACGGGTTCCCACACTGGAGCCACTGCGGGGGACCCGGAAGCACGTCAAGGAGCTTCTTGACCGCTGCCGTACCGCGGAGGAGCTGGTGAGGACGCTGTCCGGCCGCTGAGTTTCGGCAGGTGCACGACAGATTTTCCCAAGATCCACAGTCGATCCGCGGCTGAAATCGCCGCGGTGCGGGAATCAATGAGGTGACTCCCGGGCGTTGCAGCAACTGCAGGGCCGATGTCGGACCCTGCTTGTAGGGTCGGATCTTGAAGGTCACATCGAGCGGGGCGAACCGAGCGGGGTGAGGGACATGGCGACCAAGGACAGCGGCGGCGGACAGGCGAAGGCCACGCGTTCCACGGAAGAGGTCGAGGAGCGGACAGAGGACGCGCAGGCCTCCGAAGACCTCAAGGAACGCCAGGAAAAGTTGTCGGACGACGTGGACTCGGTGCTGGACGAGATCGACGATGTACTCGAGGAGAACGCCGAGGATTTCGTGAGGTCATTTGTCCAGAAGGGTGGGCAATAGACCCCGGGTTTCCTTGGGATCGAAGGCTTACGGGCGGCGGGGGCTTCGAGTGTCGGAAGGCCAAGGGGTGAAGTTCTGTCCGC includes:
- the dop gene encoding depupylase/deamidase Dop, coding for MTVRRVMGIETEYGISVPGHPNANAMLTSSQVVNAYAAAMHRARRARWDFEEENPLRDARGFDLARENADASQLTDEDIGLANVILTNGARLYVDHAHPEYSAPEVTNPWDAVLWDKAGERIMAEAAERAAQVPGAQPIHLYKNNTDNKGASYGTHENYLMKRETPFSDIVRHLTPFFVSRQVVTGAGRVGIGQDGHEHGFQLSQRADYFEVEVGLETTLKRPIINTRDEPHADAEKYRRLHVIIGDANLSEISTYLKLGTTSLVLSMIEDGFIAVDLAVDQPVRTLHQVSHDPGLQHLITLRSGRTLTGVQLQMEYFELARKYVEDRYGADADEQTKDVLTRWEDVLGRLENDPMSLSGELDWVAKRELMEGYRRRDGLEWDAARLHLIDLQYADVRPEKGLYNRLAARGKMKRLLDESQVERAEQKPPEDTRAYFRGRCLEQYADDVAAASWDSVIFDLPGRDSLQRVPTLEPLRGTRKHVKELLDRCRTAEELVRTLSGR
- a CDS encoding ubiquitin-like protein Pup, translating into MATKDSGGGQAKATRSTEEVEERTEDAQASEDLKERQEKLSDDVDSVLDEIDDVLEENAEDFVRSFVQKGGQ